DNA sequence from the Desulfobulbaceae bacterium genome:
GCAGGGGCTTTTTGCCGGCATACTGTTCACGAGTTGCCATAAGACCAGGCATCTCAGTTTCGGCAATAGCCACTTCTTTACGCCCCCAGGCGGCAAGATTCATATCAGCAACTTTGTAGTCACCTGTTTCGATAATTGAAGTCATGTTTATTCCTATTAGTTTGTTAATTCGTATACTGGTTGATTTGTTGAGTTGTTTACCAGATCTTTAATCAGATACCGGCATCTGCCCTCAGGGCCTCAGCTTTATCTGTACGCTCCCAGGTGAAGTCTGCATCTGTCCTGCCAAAATGTCCGTAAGCAGCAGTTTTACAATAAATAGGCCGCAGAAGGTCAAGGTGCTGAATAATTGCTTTGGGCCGCAGATCAAAATGACGATCAATTAAGGCCTTAATCTTTTCATCTGATATCAGACCAGTTCCAAAACTACAGACATTAATGGAGACAGGCTTCGAAATACCAATTGCGTATGCAACCTGAACCTCGATCTGAGAGGCAATTCCTGCGGCAACAATATTTTTAGCGACGTAACGCCCCATGTATGAAGACGATCTATCAACCTTGGACGGGTCTTTTCCTGAAAAAGCGCCGCCGCCATGAGACCCCATACCACCATAGGTATCAACAATAATCTTACGACCGGTTACACCACAATCGCCTACCGGCCCACCGATAACAAAGCGGCCTGTGGGATTGATAAAATATTTTGTGTTCGCATCAACCATATCTACTGGCAGAATTGGTTTAATGATCTCCTCCATTACTCCTTCCTTGAGATCTTCATAGGAGACCTCAGGGGAGTGCTGCGTGGAAATGACGACGGCTTCAATACGTTTCGGCTTGTTGTCGACATACTCGATGGTAACCTGGCTCTTTGCATCAGGGCGCAGCCAACTCAATATTCCAGCTTTTCGAACCTCAGCCTGCCTTTTAACCAGGCGATGCGCATAGGTAATCGGCATTGGCATGAGTACCTTTGTCTCATTATTGGCATAGCCAAACATCAAGCCTTGATCCCCCGCCCCCTGATCCAGGTCCAGACCAGCTCCTTCATCGACACCCTGAGCAATATCTGGTGACTGTTTATCAATGCTTGTTAAAACAGCACAGG
Encoded proteins:
- a CDS encoding methionine adenosyltransferase gives rise to the protein MSTHLFTSESVSEGHPDKVADQISDAILDGILTQDKYARVGCETLVTTGMVVIAGEITTTAWVDMPQVVRDTVKEIGYNSSDMGFDSQSCAVLTSIDKQSPDIAQGVDEGAGLDLDQGAGDQGLMFGYANNETKVLMPMPITYAHRLVKRQAEVRKAGILSWLRPDAKSQVTIEYVDNKPKRIEAVVISTQHSPEVSYEDLKEGVMEEIIKPILPVDMVDANTKYFINPTGRFVIGGPVGDCGVTGRKIIVDTYGGMGSHGGGAFSGKDPSKVDRSSSYMGRYVAKNIVAAGIASQIEVQVAYAIGISKPVSINVCSFGTGLISDEKIKALIDRHFDLRPKAIIQHLDLLRPIYCKTAAYGHFGRTDADFTWERTDKAEALRADAGI